The DNA sequence TATTGAAAAACAAGAAGGTGCCTATAAGAAGGTGGAAAATATAAAAGGTGAAGTAAATAAATTTATTGCAATTGATCCAAACAGTCAAACGGAAGTGCTTTTCCAAAGAATTCCTGAAACTGAAAAATATGAAGTTGTAACATATTCGTATGTAACAACAGGAAAAGACGGATGGGGTTCATATGAAACGCCACATGGAGCATTCCTAATAGCTTTCACAAGGCCATATATGACATTTACAAGACACGCAAGAGAAGGGGATAAAACTCTTCCTGGAAGATCTGACTTGACTATCGGTGGAAGTGCCAGATATGCTGTAAGATTTAGTGGTGGAGGTTATATGCACGGAATTCCTGTAGGACTTAATTTTAGAGGCTCTACATTAAACACAGGAACAGCCCATAAAATAGGAACATACAAAGATTCTCACAAATGTGTAAGACACTTTGATGATCAGATTGAATTTATTGTCAAATGGATAAATGCAGACAGTAAAATCAGGGATAGAGATAACACAATACCCGAAGAGCCTGTAATAGCGGTGGTTTTGTAAGATAACCTTAAAATAAACAATAAGGAGAGAAACTTATGGTAAAAAAAAGAAATTTACAAAAAATAAAATTTTTAGTTATGGCATTAGTAATATTTTCTGCAATGTCGATAAATACTTTTTCAGCACCAAAGGAAGTAAAAAAATTAGAATGGAAACAAATTTCATTGGAGCCTGATTTAGATGGAGATGGGATTAAAGATAAAATAGATGTGGATTATGCAGTAGAAGGAAATAATGTACATTTGAAATTTACTCCTTATGTATTTAATGAAAAAGCTAAATTTGCAAAAGGTAAAAGTGTAGAAAAAATAATAACTAAAACTGAATTTGAAGCAAAATTTGATACTTTTATAAAAGGATTTATAGCGGAATATCCCAAAAAAGGTGGAATTCCATCTGCACAAAAACAAAAAACGCAGACTCCAAAACCAGAAAAGAAACAGGAAGTAACACAACCAATAAAAGAAATTAAAACTAATGAAACAGACAAAAAGCCTGTTTCACAAAAAAAAAATACAAATGATTCTAAAGGAAATCCGAAAAACAGCCAAACCATAGAAAACAAACCTACAGAAATTTCAAAACAGTCTAATATGGAAAAGGCTCAAAGTTCTATAATTGAAAAAGAAAAAAAAGAAAACGAATTAAGGGAAAAAGAACCAAAAGAAACAGTGGAAGTTCCTAAAAATAAAAATTTACCAAGAGGGCAATATTCATATGTTAAGGAATTTAATGCTCAAAGGCCAAAAAACTTGACATTTAGTTTTCAGTATGATAAGCATTCTCCAAAGGAAATGGATGAATTTGTTTTTGTGAAAACGCCAACAAGCATAAGGAAAGAACCAAATTCTAATGCCAAAGCCATAAAGTCAGCAGCTTATTCTCATAAATACAGAACAACTGGTATTGTTAAAACTAATACTGGAAAATCGGACGAGTGGTATGAAGTATTTTTTGACAATCAGCTTGGATATATTCCAAAATCTGCTGTTGAAAAAAGAGAATTTGACTGGAATGACATGATGAGAAAAGTCGATAAAACAAATAAATTTATAAAAGAGGCAGTCAGTGCAAATAAAAAAATATACGTTTTAGATGATTATGTTCCACTTGGTGGTGGCGAATCTGGAAAACGGGATAAATTT is a window from the Leptotrichia trevisanii DSM 22070 genome containing:
- a CDS encoding L,D-transpeptidase, with translation MVKKRNLQKIKFLVMALVIFSAMSINTFSAPKEVKKLEWKQISLEPDLDGDGIKDKIDVDYAVEGNNVHLKFTPYVFNEKAKFAKGKSVEKIITKTEFEAKFDTFIKGFIAEYPKKGGIPSAQKQKTQTPKPEKKQEVTQPIKEIKTNETDKKPVSQKKNTNDSKGNPKNSQTIENKPTEISKQSNMEKAQSSIIEKEKKENELREKEPKETVEVPKNKNLPRGQYSYVKEFNAQRPKNLTFSFQYDKHSPKEMDEFVFVKTPTSIRKEPNSNAKAIKSAAYSHKYRTTGIVKTNTGKSDEWYEVFFDNQLGYIPKSAVEKREFDWNDMMRKVDKTNKFIKEAVSANKKIYVLDDYVPLGGGESGKRDKFGNRANQSEFGYTDKSFKDYINIPDRTIMVVEEENDKYVKVKIDAYDNGTYYLKPSTRRFLKDAGITSEITRFIYVDRASQNEMIIEKNGNSWNVVTSSFVTTGKDAGNSFATPYGTFLIPYSKPVMSYTGSGGGVVGDARYAVRFSGGGYMHGIPSVFEPKNTREQRKAATAKKIGTYPESHKCIRHYDDQIKFIYDWLGNSTPGHSEGLRVPNVPTVMLVK